One segment of Streptomyces roseifaciens DNA contains the following:
- a CDS encoding ABC transporter ATP-binding protein — protein MDEKSLRVGEPLLVAENLTKHFPVRGGFPVRRTVGAVQAVDGIDLTVRAGESFGLVGESGCGKSTTGRLLTRLLEPTAGRIRYRGRDITHAGRRQLAPVRSEIQMIFQDPYASLNPRQTVGRIVSGPLEIHGIEPPGGREARVRELLETVGLSPEHYNRFPHEFSGGQRQRIGVARALALDPKIVVADEPVSALDVSIQAQVVNLLQSLQRELGIAFLFIAHDLAVVRHFSQRVAVMYLGRIVETGSRDDIYRRPRHPYTHALLSAVPEAADAEGTARRERIRLTGDVPSPVAPPSGCRFRTRCWKARERCAAEDPELARADGSGDGHLSACHFPEPPTTVAPPGA, from the coding sequence ATGGACGAGAAGAGCCTCCGGGTCGGCGAGCCGCTGCTCGTCGCCGAGAACCTCACCAAGCACTTCCCGGTGCGCGGCGGATTCCCCGTCCGGCGGACCGTCGGCGCCGTGCAGGCCGTCGACGGCATCGACCTGACCGTGCGCGCCGGGGAGAGCTTCGGCCTGGTCGGCGAGTCCGGCTGCGGCAAGTCGACCACCGGGCGGCTGCTCACCCGGCTGCTGGAGCCGACGGCCGGGCGGATCCGCTACCGGGGCCGCGACATCACCCACGCCGGGCGCAGGCAGCTCGCCCCCGTCCGCTCCGAGATCCAGATGATCTTCCAGGACCCGTACGCGTCGCTGAACCCGCGGCAGACGGTCGGCCGGATCGTCTCCGGGCCGCTGGAGATCCACGGCATCGAGCCGCCGGGCGGGCGCGAGGCGCGCGTGCGCGAGCTCCTGGAGACCGTGGGGCTCAGCCCCGAGCACTACAACCGCTTCCCGCACGAGTTCTCCGGCGGGCAGCGGCAGCGGATCGGAGTGGCCCGGGCCCTCGCCCTGGACCCGAAGATCGTCGTCGCCGACGAGCCCGTCTCGGCGCTCGACGTCTCCATCCAGGCGCAGGTCGTCAACCTGCTGCAGTCGCTGCAGCGGGAGCTGGGGATCGCCTTCCTGTTCATCGCCCACGACCTGGCCGTGGTGCGGCACTTCTCGCAGCGCGTCGCCGTGATGTACCTGGGCAGGATCGTGGAGACGGGCTCCCGCGACGACATCTACCGGCGGCCGCGCCACCCGTACACGCACGCGCTGCTGTCGGCGGTGCCGGAGGCGGCGGACGCGGAGGGTACGGCGCGGCGCGAAAGGATCCGCCTCACCGGGGACGTCCCTTCCCCGGTCGCCCCGCCGTCGGGCTGCCGCTTCCGCACGCGCTGCTGGAAGGCGCGGGAGCGCTGCGCGGCGGAGGACCCGGAGCTCGCCCGCGCGGACGGCTCCGGGGACGGGCACCTGTCGGCGTGCCACTTCCCGGAGCCGCCCACGACGGTGGCGCCGCCCGGGGCCTGA
- a CDS encoding ABC transporter ATP-binding protein → MTPFLSVRDLYVRFATEDGTVRAVDGLSFTLERGRTLGIVGESGSGKSVTNLAVLGLHDPRTTEIRGEVRLDGQELTGAPESVLEKLRGNKVAMVFQDSLTALSPYYTVGRQIAEPYRKHTGASRREARLRAVEMLRRVGITDPALRVDDYPHQFSGGMRQRAMIAMALVCDPELLIADEPTTALDVTVQAQILDLLKELQQQTGAAIVLVTHDLGVVAGTVDDLLVMYAGRAVEQGPVREVLRAPRHPYTWGLLGSMPRLSSDVGQPLTPIPGTPPSLLAPPPGCPFHPRCAYAADVAEDRCRTEQPSLPPGRGAACHLGEERQRSVYAEQIRPRLG, encoded by the coding sequence TTGACCCCCTTCCTCTCCGTGCGCGACCTGTACGTGCGCTTCGCCACCGAGGACGGCACCGTACGGGCCGTCGACGGCCTGTCCTTCACCCTGGAGCGCGGCCGCACGCTCGGCATCGTCGGCGAGTCCGGCTCCGGGAAGTCCGTCACCAACCTCGCCGTGCTCGGGCTGCACGACCCGCGCACCACCGAGATCCGCGGCGAGGTCCGGCTCGACGGGCAGGAGCTGACCGGGGCGCCGGAGTCCGTCCTGGAGAAGCTGCGCGGGAACAAGGTGGCGATGGTCTTCCAGGACTCGCTCACCGCCCTCTCCCCCTACTACACCGTCGGCCGGCAGATCGCCGAGCCGTACCGCAAGCACACCGGCGCCTCCCGGCGGGAGGCCCGGCTGCGGGCGGTCGAGATGCTGCGCCGGGTCGGCATCACCGATCCGGCGCTGCGCGTGGACGACTACCCCCACCAGTTCTCCGGCGGGATGCGGCAGCGCGCGATGATCGCGATGGCGCTGGTCTGCGACCCCGAGCTGCTCATCGCCGACGAGCCGACGACCGCGCTCGACGTCACCGTGCAGGCCCAGATCCTCGACCTGCTCAAGGAGCTCCAGCAGCAGACCGGCGCGGCCATCGTCCTCGTCACCCACGACCTGGGCGTCGTCGCCGGCACCGTGGACGACCTGCTGGTGATGTACGCCGGGCGGGCCGTCGAACAGGGGCCCGTGCGGGAGGTGCTGCGGGCGCCCCGGCACCCGTACACCTGGGGCCTGCTGGGCTCCATGCCCCGGCTCTCCTCCGACGTAGGGCAGCCGCTCACCCCCATCCCCGGCACCCCGCCCAGCCTGCTGGCCCCACCGCCCGGCTGTCCCTTCCACCCGCGCTGCGCGTACGCCGCCGACGTGGCGGAGGACCGCTGCCGCACGGAGCAACCGTCCCTGCCGCCCGGCCGGGGGGCGGCCTGCCACCTCGGGGAGGAGCGGCAGCGCAGCGTGTACGCGGAGCAGATCCGACCCCGGCTCGGCTGA
- a CDS encoding ABC transporter permease has translation MLRFLARRSLGALVIIVLISAITFALFFALPSQPALMSCGKNCTPDAIALINKNLGLDEPVPVQYWHYMAGIFTGRDFTVGHCPAPCFGYSFSNQQPVWGTIVDRFPTTLSITLGGAAVFLVVGVGIGMIAAAFRGTWIDKFFSSLSLVGNALQIYFVGVIALAVLVSGLHWMDNPAYHPITEDPVKWFTGMLIPWLVLSIIFIANYSRMTRSQMIEQLGEDHVRAARAKGLGRRAVFFHYAWRGALAPIVTIFGIDLGSLFGGAIITEFTFSLHGLGRLAVSSVSETDLPTLMAVMLVGCTAIVVANIVVDAAYAVIDPRVRLA, from the coding sequence ATGCTGCGCTTCCTCGCGCGCCGCTCGCTCGGCGCCCTCGTCATCATCGTGCTGATCAGCGCGATCACCTTCGCCCTGTTCTTCGCACTGCCCTCCCAGCCGGCCCTGATGTCCTGCGGCAAGAACTGCACCCCGGACGCCATCGCCCTGATCAACAAGAACCTCGGTCTGGACGAGCCGGTGCCCGTGCAGTACTGGCACTACATGGCGGGCATCTTCACCGGCCGCGACTTCACCGTCGGCCACTGCCCGGCGCCCTGCTTCGGCTACTCGTTCTCCAACCAGCAGCCGGTGTGGGGCACCATCGTGGACCGCTTCCCCACGACCCTGTCCATCACGCTCGGCGGGGCCGCCGTCTTCCTCGTCGTCGGCGTCGGCATCGGCATGATCGCCGCCGCCTTCCGCGGGACCTGGATCGACAAGTTCTTCAGCTCCCTGTCCCTCGTCGGCAACGCCCTGCAGATCTACTTCGTCGGCGTCATCGCCCTGGCCGTGCTCGTCAGCGGGCTGCACTGGATGGACAACCCGGCCTACCACCCCATCACCGAGGACCCGGTGAAGTGGTTCACCGGCATGCTCATCCCCTGGCTGGTGCTGTCCATCATCTTCATCGCCAACTACAGCCGGATGACGCGCTCCCAGATGATCGAGCAGCTCGGCGAGGACCACGTGCGCGCGGCCCGCGCCAAGGGGCTGGGCCGGCGCGCCGTCTTCTTCCACTACGCCTGGCGGGGCGCCCTCGCGCCCATCGTCACCATCTTCGGCATCGACCTCGGGTCGCTCTTCGGCGGCGCGATCATCACCGAGTTCACCTTCAGCCTGCACGGCCTGGGCCGGCTCGCGGTGTCCTCGGTGAGCGAGACCGACCTGCCGACCCTGATGGCGGTGATGCTCGTCGGCTGCACGGCGATCGTCGTCGCCAACATCGTGGTGGACGCCGCCTACGCCGTCATCGACCCGCGCGTGCGGCTCGCCTAG
- a CDS encoding ABC transporter substrate-binding protein produces MTPTTKPTTGPLRSRGRLAAAAAALASGALVLSACSSGGGGGGGDKSAGPGTDKNASANYSIGTKEDSAGPAPEVPGAKKGGTVGVLQRDAFVHLDPGQIYYNDMLANQMLYNRTLTSYKVDDKGKVKIVGDLATDAGTSSDGGKTWKFTLKDGLKFEDGSPITSKDVRWSIERLYAAFETDGPQYIPQWLSGDGTAFRKALPDGPYKGAHLPASVLDTPDDKTIVFHFRQPHADTPFATAMPNIGAVKAEKDTQRKYDNAPFASGPYKVGDYKVGKSLTLVRNEHWDAKTDPIRHQYADRFEISFGHQYADSTRRYLADQGGDKNTLSFSNAVAPEMTEKVLGQADTKARRFVEIQPYVDYISFNMDRLKDVGVRKALAYAMPNGQILQQVGGATAGVVATNLLSPAMDGYRPTDPFGKKDKPAGDPEKARELLKAAGKEGQEIVYAYANTDIQQKVSVVVTQALERAGFKVQKKEIDANTWRTAIAEVKNKFDIYRTSWGADWPVASTVVPPLFDGRQIADGSQNYGHLDNAAVNKEIDRINAIADVKKAAPEWQKLADKILTEDVPGVPTFYNTQFSLWGSNLGGVRYQPVYGTVDPTGVYVK; encoded by the coding sequence ATGACGCCCACGACGAAGCCCACCACGGGACCCCTCCGGTCCAGAGGCCGGCTCGCGGCCGCGGCGGCCGCCCTGGCCTCCGGCGCCCTCGTGCTCTCCGCGTGCAGCAGCGGAGGCGGCGGGGGCGGGGGTGACAAGAGCGCGGGGCCCGGCACGGACAAGAACGCCTCCGCCAACTACTCGATCGGCACCAAGGAGGACTCCGCCGGTCCGGCCCCGGAGGTCCCCGGCGCGAAGAAGGGCGGAACGGTCGGCGTCCTGCAGCGCGACGCCTTCGTCCACCTCGACCCCGGGCAGATCTACTACAACGACATGCTCGCCAACCAGATGCTCTACAACCGCACGCTCACCTCGTACAAGGTGGACGACAAGGGCAAGGTGAAGATCGTCGGCGATCTGGCGACCGACGCGGGCACCTCCTCCGACGGCGGGAAGACCTGGAAGTTCACCCTCAAGGACGGGCTGAAGTTCGAGGACGGCTCGCCGATCACCTCCAAGGACGTGCGCTGGAGCATCGAACGGCTCTACGCCGCCTTCGAGACGGACGGCCCGCAGTACATCCCGCAGTGGCTCTCCGGCGACGGCACGGCCTTCCGCAAGGCGCTGCCCGACGGCCCGTACAAGGGCGCGCACCTGCCCGCGTCCGTGCTGGACACCCCGGACGACAAGACGATCGTCTTCCACTTCCGTCAGCCGCACGCCGACACCCCCTTCGCCACCGCCATGCCGAACATCGGCGCCGTCAAGGCGGAGAAGGACACCCAGCGCAAGTACGACAACGCCCCCTTCGCCTCCGGCCCCTACAAGGTCGGCGACTACAAGGTCGGCAAGTCGCTGACGCTCGTGCGCAACGAGCACTGGGACGCGAAGACGGACCCGATCCGGCACCAGTACGCCGACCGGTTCGAGATCAGCTTCGGCCACCAGTACGCGGACTCCACGCGGCGCTACCTCGCCGACCAGGGCGGCGACAAGAACACCCTGTCGTTCTCCAACGCCGTCGCCCCGGAGATGACCGAGAAGGTCCTCGGCCAGGCCGACACCAAGGCGCGCCGGTTCGTGGAGATCCAGCCGTACGTGGACTACATCAGCTTCAACATGGACCGGCTCAAGGACGTAGGCGTCCGCAAGGCGCTCGCGTACGCGATGCCCAACGGGCAGATCCTCCAGCAGGTGGGTGGCGCGACCGCCGGGGTGGTCGCCACCAACCTCCTCTCCCCCGCCATGGACGGCTACCGGCCGACCGACCCGTTCGGGAAGAAGGACAAGCCGGCCGGCGACCCGGAGAAGGCCCGCGAGCTGCTCAAGGCGGCCGGCAAGGAGGGCCAGGAGATCGTCTACGCCTACGCCAACACCGACATCCAGCAGAAGGTCTCCGTGGTCGTCACCCAGGCCCTGGAACGCGCGGGCTTCAAGGTGCAGAAGAAGGAGATCGACGCCAACACCTGGCGGACCGCGATCGCCGAGGTGAAGAACAAGTTCGACATCTACCGCACCTCGTGGGGCGCGGACTGGCCCGTCGCCTCGACCGTCGTGCCGCCCCTCTTCGACGGCCGGCAGATCGCCGACGGCTCCCAGAACTACGGACACCTCGACAACGCCGCCGTCAACAAGGAGATCGACCGGATCAACGCGATCGCCGACGTGAAGAAGGCCGCGCCCGAGTGGCAGAAGCTCGCCGACAAGATCCTCACCGAGGACGTGCCCGGCGTGCCGACCTTCTACAACACCCAGTTCTCCCTGTGGGGCTCGAACCTGGGCGGAGTCCGCTACCAGCCGGTCTACGGAACCGTCGACCCGACCGGCGTCTACGTCAAGTAA